The following proteins are encoded in a genomic region of Magnolia sinica isolate HGM2019 chromosome 1, MsV1, whole genome shotgun sequence:
- the LOC131218306 gene encoding cytokinin riboside 5'-monophosphate phosphoribohydrolase LOG8-like isoform X2, producing MEGNIRHKFKRVCVFCGSSSGNRTVFGDAALDLGHELVKRRIDLVYGGGSVGLMGLISQAVYDGGCHVLGVIPTALMPLEISGQTVGEVKSVSDMHERKAEMARQADAFIALPGGYGTMEELLEMITWSQLGIHSKPVGLLNVDGYYNSLLALFDNGVAEGFIKPSARHIVLSAPTAKELIVKMEIYSLLRASASAT from the exons ATGGAAGGCAACATTCGACACAAGTTCAAGAGAGTCTGTGTCTTCTGTGGGAGTAGCTCCGGCAACAGAACAGTCTTCGGTGATGCTGCTCTTGATTTGGGTCATGAACTG GTGAAGAGAAGGATAGATTTGGTTTATGGGGGAGGGAGTGtgggattgatgggtttgatCTCCCAAGCTGTTTATGATGGAGGCTGCcatgttcttgg GGTTATTCCAACAGCTCTTATGCCTCTCGAG ATATCCGGCCAGACTGTGGGCGAAGTAAAATCAGTTTCTGACATGCATGAGCGTAAAGCGGAAATGGCCCGACAAGCTGATGCTTTTATTGCTCTTCCGG GAGGATATGGAACCATGGAAGAGCTTTTGGAGATGATAACATGGTCACAGCTCGGAATTCACAGCAAACCG GTCGGTCTATTGAATGTTGATGGTTACTACAATTCCTTGCTTGCATTGTTCGACAATGGTGTCGCGGAAGGTTTCATCAAGCCATCTGCTCGGCATATCGTTCTCTCTGCTCCAACTGCGAAAGAACTGATTGTGAAGATGGAG